One genomic segment of Monodelphis domestica isolate mMonDom1 chromosome Y, mMonDom1.pri, whole genome shotgun sequence includes these proteins:
- the LOC130456221 gene encoding cAMP-regulated phosphoprotein 19-like codes for MSAEIPQAASAEDQKEIEDKVTSPEKAEEAKLKARYPHLGQKSGGSDFLRKQLQKGQKYFDSGDYNMAKAKLKNKQLSTAAAPDKTEVTGDHIPTPQDLPQRKPSLVASKLAG; via the coding sequence ATGTCGGCGGAGATCCCCCAGGCGGCCTCTGCTGAGGatcaaaaggaaattgaagataaAGTAACCAGCCCAGAGAAAGCAGAAGAAGCAAAGTTAAAAGCAAGGTATCCTCATCTGGGACAAAAATCTGGGGGGTCAGATTTCTTGAGGAAGCAACTGCAAAAGGGACAAAAATATTTTGACTCTGGGGATTACAACATGGCTAAAGCAAAGCTAAAGAACAAGCAGCTTTCTACTGCAGCAGCTCCTGATAAAACAGAGGTCACTGGTGACCACATTCCTACACCGCAGGATCTTCCACAGCGGAAACCATCCCTTGTTGCTAGCAAGCTGGCTGGCTGA